The Hydrogenispora ethanolica genome has a segment encoding these proteins:
- the rffA gene encoding dTDP-4-amino-4,6-dideoxygalactose transaminase has translation MAALIIPFYKPYYTGAEESYIRDAMARNRISGDGFYTAKVKEFIEEMFSVYKVFLTTSATHALEMAALLLNLEPGDEVLMPSFTFPSTANAVVLRGARPVFVEIQASTLNIDPADLEEKITPRSKAIIPVHYAGIGCEMDQIMSLAREHQLQVIEDAAQAVNASYRGRYLGTWGQMGCYSFHETKNITCGEGGALLINVGDTEMIQRAEQIIQKGTNRRQFIDGEVDRYTWVNWGSSYTPSEVLTAFLYAQFMELERITAKRRMIHGAYTHYLLPYARSGKIGIPVIPSACQSNYHLYYILFPTETARKNAQKALASSGIETAFHYVPLHSSPMGQRLGYRSGDLPLTEDLSRRLLRLPFFTGMTDSEIEYVMEHVTGILEKI, from the coding sequence GTGGCAGCTTTGATTATCCCATTTTATAAGCCGTATTATACCGGCGCCGAAGAGAGCTATATCCGGGATGCAATGGCCAGGAACCGGATTAGCGGCGACGGTTTTTATACTGCCAAAGTCAAAGAGTTTATCGAGGAAATGTTCAGCGTTTATAAAGTTTTTTTAACCACTTCGGCCACGCACGCCCTGGAAATGGCGGCGCTCTTGTTGAACCTGGAACCTGGCGATGAAGTGCTCATGCCCTCCTTTACTTTTCCCTCCACCGCCAATGCCGTGGTCCTGCGGGGCGCCAGACCCGTCTTCGTCGAGATTCAAGCCTCCACACTTAACATCGACCCTGCCGATTTGGAAGAGAAAATTACTCCCCGCTCCAAAGCGATCATTCCCGTTCACTACGCCGGCATTGGCTGCGAAATGGATCAGATTATGAGTCTGGCCCGCGAGCATCAGCTTCAGGTGATCGAAGATGCGGCTCAAGCCGTGAACGCCTCCTACCGCGGACGCTATCTTGGAACCTGGGGTCAGATGGGCTGTTATAGTTTTCATGAGACCAAGAACATCACTTGCGGCGAAGGGGGCGCGTTGCTGATCAATGTCGGGGATACGGAAATGATCCAACGAGCCGAACAGATCATTCAGAAAGGCACGAACCGGCGGCAGTTTATCGATGGTGAAGTGGATCGTTATACTTGGGTCAATTGGGGCTCAAGTTATACTCCTTCCGAGGTTTTAACGGCATTTCTTTACGCGCAATTCATGGAGCTGGAGCGAATCACCGCCAAACGGCGCATGATTCATGGGGCCTATACTCACTATCTATTGCCTTATGCCCGGAGCGGCAAGATTGGGATTCCCGTCATTCCATCCGCCTGCCAATCCAATTATCATTTGTATTACATTCTTTTTCCCACTGAAACTGCGCGAAAGAATGCCCAAAAGGCACTGGCTTCGTCCGGAATCGAGACGGCCTTCCATTATGTACCCCTGCACAGCTCGCCAATGGGGCAGCGGCTCGGATACCGTTCCGGTGATCTGCCGCTAACGGAAGACCTGAGCCGGAGATTATTGCGGCTGCCCTTTTTTACAGGAATGACCGATAGTGAAATCGAATATGTAATGGAACATGTGACCGGGATATTGGAGAAGATCTAG
- a CDS encoding rhodanese-like domain-containing protein, which yields MGVSISFAVAEPVKDAVNRYFSNMPADTYKIGEKEFVAKVEANEPMFILDIRQADVYAKGHIKGAVNLAWGTDISDNLSKLPKNKTIMVYCYTGQTAGQTVALLNMAGFNAKSVNLGWDLGISKVDGVADVTETKANPLPKAISLKIQPQVKKAIVQYYQGLDRVKGSTYANYKISEADAKALLDKKDPGVIFLSVRKAEDFAKGHIEGAINIPFGKGMEQKFHSLPQDKKIIVYCYTGQTAGQTVAGLRMLGYDAVSMNGGTGMPTNAPQGWVNKGYPLVK from the coding sequence ATGGGCGTCTCCATCAGCTTTGCCGTCGCCGAACCGGTGAAAGACGCGGTTAATCGTTATTTCTCCAATATGCCTGCTGATACCTATAAGATCGGTGAGAAAGAGTTCGTTGCCAAAGTAGAAGCCAATGAACCGATGTTCATTTTGGACATTCGCCAAGCGGATGTTTATGCCAAGGGGCATATCAAGGGCGCGGTTAATCTGGCGTGGGGCACCGATATCAGCGATAACTTAAGCAAGCTCCCCAAAAACAAAACGATCATGGTCTATTGTTATACCGGTCAAACTGCGGGTCAAACCGTCGCCCTGTTAAACATGGCCGGATTCAACGCCAAATCGGTGAATTTAGGTTGGGATTTGGGAATATCAAAAGTCGATGGCGTGGCGGATGTCACCGAGACCAAAGCCAATCCGCTTCCCAAAGCCATCTCCCTCAAGATCCAGCCGCAGGTCAAAAAGGCAATTGTTCAATATTATCAAGGGTTGGACCGCGTCAAAGGGAGCACCTATGCGAATTACAAGATCAGCGAAGCGGATGCCAAAGCCTTGCTGGACAAGAAGGACCCAGGGGTTATCTTTTTGTCGGTCCGGAAAGCGGAAGACTTTGCCAAAGGTCATATTGAAGGGGCCATCAATATTCCTTTCGGCAAAGGGATGGAGCAGAAGTTTCACAGTTTGCCGCAGGACAAAAAAATTATCGTTTATTGTTATACCGGTCAGACAGCCGGCCAGACCGTTGCCGGTTTGAGAATGCTGGGCTATGATGCCGTATCCATGAATGGCGGAACCGGCATGCCGACCAACGCGCCGCAAGGATGGGTCAACAAAGGGTATCCCTTGGTGAAGTAG